A single window of Desulfomonilaceae bacterium DNA harbors:
- the gcvH gene encoding glycine cleavage system protein GcvH, producing the protein MEFEGYTFPDELKFEKNHYWAKKEGEVIITGAGEFISKQAGEITFVDLPEEGDVLTQGKPYGSIESGKWVGRIYAVVSGEILEVNSSLEDEPEKINSDPYGEGWICKIKPSDLDKEWAALMKVDDSFKNFVVAEIKKIQEQK; encoded by the coding sequence ATGGAATTCGAAGGCTATACTTTTCCCGACGAGTTGAAGTTTGAAAAAAATCATTACTGGGCCAAAAAGGAAGGCGAAGTCATAATTACGGGCGCCGGTGAATTTATTTCTAAACAGGCGGGTGAGATCACTTTCGTGGATCTTCCGGAAGAAGGCGATGTACTGACCCAGGGCAAGCCCTACGGTTCGATAGAATCCGGAAAATGGGTAGGGCGCATATACGCAGTAGTTTCAGGAGAGATACTGGAAGTAAATTCATCATTGGAGGATGAGCCGGAAAAAATTAACTCTGATCCTTATGGCGAAGGCTGGATTTGCAAGATCAAGCCCTCAGACCTTGATAAGGAGTGGGCTGCTTTAATGAAAGTTGACGATTCATTCAAAAATTTCGTAGTAGCGGAAATCAAAAAGATTCAGGAACAGAAATAG